A region of the Methanosarcinales archaeon genome:
TCTTTTACTCTAGCCAAGAAAAAAGAAGGAGGTAATCAACAATTCTTATAGATCAGTTCCTATAATCAATTTTCCTGATTCAGGAGCTTTTAAGCATTAAGGACATTATTCCTGCATTAACATTCGGTTCTGGTGGAAGGCCGGGCATACCAGCACCACCAAATAATTCATTATTTATCCTATCATTTATTTCCTTGAATATCATCTTATATGCGGTGCAGTGTGGGTCTACACCCCTTATTTCACCTTCATTAGGTGCTATGGCATTGTAAGGGCATCCACCCCGACAGGAATTAATGTAGCTGCAATCCCCACATTTTTTATCTACATATTCCTTATATTGGTCCATAAGCTTCCATGCGTAAGACCGGGCAAGATCTTCCACACTTGGATGGTCATACACATTGCCCATAACATATTTTGGCATACCTACAAATCGATAGCAAGGATATATGCTTCCATCAGGTCCAACCGCAAAGGTATCTCCCATACAATCGACGAAAGTACACACACTGCCGCGACCTGTGAACACACATTTACACAGGTGGTCAATATTCATAATTTCTATATCATTTATGTTTTCCAGATATTTATCTAGCAGATAAATTAACAATTTTCCATATTCTTCCGGATCAAGTGCCCATTTATCAGGGTTTTCATCACGTAAAGATGGAAGTGCAGGATGTAATTTAAGAGTTAGACCATTTTCCAGGAAAAAATTGAAAATATCTTCCTTGAATTCTACAGAATAGTTTGTGAAGGTGCTGATAAATCTCACTGTAAGACCATTGGCT
Encoded here:
- a CDS encoding TIGR04083 family peptide-modifying radical SAM enzyme, which codes for MAFHVMIIPTLGCPSNCSYCWSSEEGSPIMSIETIKEVVKWLKGFRDDPVTFTFHGGEPLLAGADFFKEALPLLAEGLVDQKAAFALQTNLWKMTPELAQILAEYNIPIGSSIDGPEELNDLQRGKGYYEKTMKGYEIAKANGLTVRFISTFTNYSVEFKEDIFNFFLENGLTLKLHPALPSLRDENPDKWALDPEEYGKLLIYLLDKYLENINDIEIMNIDHLCKCVFTGRGSVCTFVDCMGDTFAVGPDGSIYPCYRFVGMPKYVMGNVYDHPSVEDLARSYAWKLMDQYKEYVDKKCGDCSYINSCRGGCPYNAIAPNEGEIRGVDPHCTAYKMIFKEINDRINNELFGGAGMPGLPPEPNVNAGIMSLMLKSS